In the Naumovozyma dairenensis CBS 421 chromosome 4, complete genome genome, one interval contains:
- the NDAI0D05030 gene encoding uncharacterized protein translates to MKKEKDKSFLRISTFRGLFFVRKVVTGRQGVFKYVLLWTKISVRCIVRAPPASPEKTREIFSKLLRWWKIVSATHTTCAIIQEAGGGGIAAYLPPFLYVKSLSPQKSFVNMHIPIWVPPFEVDSSNRGVRPTISIPNSVIEQGSVFFIALASVIEV, encoded by the coding sequence atgaaaaaagaaaaggacAAGAGCTTCCTTCGGATTTCTACATTCCGGGGACTGTTCTTTGTAAGGAAAGTTGTGACAGGACGGCAAGGGGTCTTCAAATATGTTCTTCTTTGGACCAAAATATCTGTACGGTGTATTGTTAGAGCTCCTCCTGCCAGTCCCGAAAAAACCAGGGAAATTTTTTCCAAGTTATTGAGATGGTGGAAAATAGTCAGCGCAACTCATACTACCTGTGCTATCATTCAAGAGGCCGGGGGCGGGGGGATAGCTGCATATCTGCCACCTTTCCTGTACGTAAAAAGTTTGTCCCCCCAGAAGTCGTTCGTAAATATGCATATACCAATTTGGGTTCCACCGTTCGAAGTTGACAGTTCGAATCGGGGAGTTCGGCCAACAATTAGTATACCCAATTCAGTTATTGAGCAGGGTTCGGTCTTTTTTATAGCACTTGCTTCTGTAATAGAGGTGTGA
- the NDAI0D05020 gene encoding sugar porter family MFS transporter, with protein MNNETSVADPAVGSQNVNDNDLAPSDSGSHSILENQSNKGEDDEMKDFGDNEIAPHEMPKKPASEYVTVSILCLMIAFGGYVYGWDTGTISGFVSQTDWIRRFGQKHHDGTHYLSKVRTGLLLAIFNIGCAIGGLLFSRLGDIYGRRKALVFVTVVYMVGLIISIASIDKWYQYFIGRIISGMGVGGIAVYSPLLISEVSPKHVRGTLVSCYQLMITLGIFLGYCTNYGTRNYSNSVQWRVPLGLGFAWALFMIAAMFFVPESPRYLIEVGQFEEAKLSVARSNKLTVDDPSVIAEVEFLTAGVEAEKAAGSASWGELFQTKGKILHRVIMGIMVQTLQQLTGANYFFFYGTLIFASSGLEDGFETSVIIGVVNFVSTFPAIYIVDRFGRRTCLLWGAAGMICCMVVFASVGVTRLWPNGQDQPSSKGAGNCMICFTMFFIFCFATTWAPCAYVIVSESFPLRIKAKGMSLAIAANWMWNFLLGFFTPFITGAINFYYGYVFMGCLCFSWVYVFFFIPETKGLTLEEVNTMWEEGVLPWKSSEWVPPNKRGADYDVNAMANDDKPLFKRMLGK; from the coding sequence ATGAATAACGAAACATCCGTTGCTGATCCAGCAGTTGGTTCCCAAAATGTTAATGATAACGATTTGGCCCCATCTGATTCTGGATCTCACTCGATTTTAGAAAACCAATCAAATAAGggtgaagatgatgaaatgaaaGATTTCGGTGATAATGAAATCGCTCCTCATGAAATGCCAAAGAAGCCAGCCTCTGAATATGTTACCGTCTCTATTTTATGTCTAATGATCGCCTTTGGTGGTTACGTTTACGGTTGGGATACTGGTACCATTTCCGGTTTCGTTTCTCAAACTGATTGGATTAGAAGATTCGGTCAAAAGCATCACGATGGTACTCATTATTTATCTAAAGTTAGAACtggtttattattagctATCTTCAATATCGGTTGTGCTATTGGTGGTCTATTGTTCTCCAGATTAGGTGATATTTACGGTCGTAGAAAGGCTTTAGTTTTTGTCACCGTTGTCTATATGGTCGGtttaattatttctattGCTTCTATTGACAAATGGTACCAATACTTTATCGGTAGAATTATCTCTGGTATGGGTGTTGGTGGTATTGCCGTCTATTCTCCATTATTGATTTCCGAAGTTTCTCCAAAACATGTCAGAGGTACTTTAGTCTCATGTTACCAATTGATGATTACCTTAGGTATTTTCTTAGGTTACTGTACTAATTATGGTACCAGAAACTACTCTAACTCTGTTCAATGGAGAGTTCCATTAGGTTTAGGTTTTGCTTGGGCCTTATTTATGATTGCTGCCATGTTCTTCGTCCCAGAATCTCCACGTTACTTGATCGAAGTCGGTCAATTCGAAGAAGCTAAGCTTTCTGTCGCTAGATCCAATAAATTAACTGTCGATGATCCATCTGTTATCGCTGAAGTCGAATTTTTGACTGCAGGTGTTGAAGCTGAAAAGGCTGCTGGTTCTGCTTCATGGGGTGAATTGTTCCAAACCAAGGGTAAGATTTTACATCGTGTTATTATGGGTATTATGGTTCAAACATTACAACAATTGACTGGTGCAAactacttcttcttctacgGTACTTTGATTTTCGCTTCTTCTGGTTTAGAAGATGGTTTCGAAACATCTGTCATTATTGGTGTCGTCAATTTTGTCTCCACCTTCCCAGCTATTTACATTGTTGATAGATTTGGCCGTCGTACTTGTCTATTATGGGGTGCTGCCGGTATGATTTGTTGTATGGTTGTCTTCGCTTCCGTCGGTGTCACCAGATTATGGCCAAATGGTCAAGATCAACCATCTTCTAAGGGTGCTGGTAACTGTATGATTTGTTTCACTAtgttcttcattttctgttTTGCTACCACTTGGGCTCCATGTGCCTATGTTATTGTCTCCGAATCCTTCCCATTGAGAATTAAGGCTAAGGGTATGTCATTGGCCATTGCTGCTAACTGGATGTGGAATTTCTTACTAGGTTTCTTTACTCCATTTATCACTGGTGCTATTAACTTCTACTATGGTTACGTTTTCATGGGTTGTCTATGTTTCTCCTGGGTTTAcgttttcttcttcattccAGAAACTAAAGGTTTGACCTTAGAAGAAGTCAACACTATGTGGGAAGAAGGTGTCTTACCATGGAAATCATCTGAATGGGTCCCACCAAACAAGAGAGGTGCTGATTATGATGTTAATGCTATGGCTAATGATGACAAACCATTATTCAAGAGAATGCTTGGTAAATAA